GCTGCTGGAAGACAACCAGTTACAACAAATACCAGCTGGTTtgccagaatctttaaaaaaacttaGTCTAATTCAAAACAACATAATTACGTTAACGAAAAAGAACACTTCTGGACTTGGGAACCTGGAAAGTCTCTATTTGGGCTGGAACTGTTATTTTGCTTGTGATAAAAAATTTACCATAGAAAATGGAGCATTCCAAAACCTTACCAAGTTGAAGGTGCTGTCATTATCTTTTAATCCCCTTCACAGCGTGCCACCAAGTCTGCCAAGCTCGCTAACAGAACTCTACCTTAGTAATACCCATATTGGAAACGTCAGTGAAGAAGACTTCAAGGAACTGAGCAATTTAAGAGTACTAGATTTAAGTGGAAACTGCCCGAGATGTTTTAACGCTCCATTTCCCTGTGTACCTTGCCAAGGAGATGCTTCAATTCAGATACACCCTCTTGCTTTTCAAACCCTCACCCAACTTCGCTACCTAAACCTCTCTAGCACTTCGCTCCGGAAGGTTCCTGCCAGCTGGTTTGACAACATGCACAATCTGAAGGTATTGGATCTTGAATTCAACTATTTAATGGACGAAATAGCCTCGGGGGAATTTTTGACAAAATTGCCCTCCTTAGAAATACTTGATTTATCTTACAACTATGAACTGAAAAAATATCCTCAGCACATTAACATTTCCAAAAATTTCTCGAAGCTTATATCTCTCCAGATGTTGCATTTAAGAGGTTATGTGTTCCAGGAACTTAGAATGGAAGATTTCGAGCCCCTGCGGCACCTCTCAAATTTAACGACTATCAACTTGGGCGTTAACTTTATTAAGCAGATTGATTTTAGTATTTTCCAATGGTTCCCCAACCTGAAAATCATTTACTTGTCAGAAAACAGAATATCACCCTTGGTCAGTGATACCGAGCAACATGATGCAAATGGGACCTCTTTCCAAAGTCACATCCTGAAGCGACGCTCAGCCGATATTCAATTTGACCCACATTCGAATTTTTATCATAACACCCGTCCTTTAATAAAGACAGAATGTTCACGTCTTGGCAATGCCTTAGATTTAAGCTTGAACAGTATTTTCTTTATTGGGGTAAACCAGTTTAAAGATTTTGGCAACATTTCCTGTTTAAATCTATCTTCAAATGGCAATGGCCAGGTGTTAAATGGAACGGAATTTTCATGCTTGTCTGGTATCAAGTATTTGGATTTGACAAACAATAGACTAGACTTTGATGACGATGCTGCTTTCAGTGAATTGCCATTGTTAGAAGTTCTCGATCTCAGCTACAATGCGCACTATTTCCGAATAGCAGGGGTAACGCACCGTCTAggatttattgaacatttaactAACCTGAGAGTTTTAAACTTGAGCAACAATGACATTTTTACTTTAACAGAAACACAACTGAAAAGCGCGTCCCTGGGAGAATTAGTTTTCAGTGGGAACCGCCTTGACCTTCTGTGGAATGCTCAAGATGTCAGGTACTGGCAAATTTTTCAAAATCTCACCAATCTGACCCGGCTTGACTTAGCCCGTAATAACCTTCGGCATATCTCCAGTCAGGCCTTCCTTAACTTGCCCAGGACTCTCACTGACctatatataaatgataacatGTTAAATTTCTTTAACTGGTCATTACTGGAATACTTCCCTCACCTCAGATTGCTTGACTTAAGTGGAAACCAGCTGTTCTTTTTAACCAATAGCCTATCTACATTTGCATCTTCTCTTGAGACGCTACTGCTGAGTCGAAACAGAATTTCCCACCTGCCGtctgattttctttctggagCCAGCAGCCTGATACACCTCGATTTGAACTCCAACCAGCTCAAGATGCTCAACAGATCCACATTTGAAACGAAGACCGCCACCAAGTTAACTGTTTTGGAACTAGGGGGTAACCCTTTTGACTGTACCTGTGACTTAGGAGATTTTCTAGAATGGATGGACAGAAATCTGAACGTCAGGGTTCCCAGACTGACCGATGTCATTTGTGCCAGTCCTGGGGATCAAGAAGGCAAGAGCATTGTGAGTCTAGACCTCAGCACTTGTGTTTCAGATACCATTGCAGCCATATTCTGTTTCTTAACCTTTTCTGTCACCATCTCAGTGATGCTGGCTGCCCTGGCCCACCACTGGTTTTACTGGGATGCTTGGTTTATCTACCATGTGTGCTTAGCTAAGGTCAAAGGCTACAGGTCTCTGTCCACATCCCAGACTTTCTATGATGCTTACATTTCTTATGACACCAAAGACGCTTCTGTCACGGACTGGGTGATCAATGAATTGCGCTTCCACCTGGAAGAGAGTGAGGACAAGAATGTGCTCCTGTGTTTAGAGGAAAGGGATTGGGACCCGGGTCTAGCCATCATCGACAACCTCATGCAGAGCATCAACCAAAGCAAGAAAACAATATTTGTTTTAACCAAAAAATATGCCAAAAACTGGAATTTTAAAACGGCATTCTACTTGGCCTTGCAGAGGCTAATGGAGGAGAATATGGACGTGATTGTCTTTATTCTGCTGGAGCCAGTGTTGCAGCATTCGCAGTATTTGAGACTGCGGCAGAGGATCTGCAAGAGTTCCATCCTCCAGTGGCCTGATAACCCCAAGGCGGAAGGCTTGTTTTGGCAGAGTCTGAAAAATGTCGTCCTAACAGCCAACGATTCACGGTATAACAACTTGTATGTCAATTCCATTAAGCAATACTAACTGATGTTAAGCCAGGGGTCACAGGCATAGTCAAAATGCACAGCAATGCTCCTTTTGTTCTTAGCTGTCACTTGCTGTATAACAGAGTACTccaaacttaatggcttaaaatgATACACTTTGTTGTGTCATCATCTCTGTGGACCAGGAGTCCGGGCTTGAGTTCTGGCTCAGGGCCCCTCAAAGGCGGTAATCTCTCTGTCAGCCAGGGCCACAGGCATCTGCTACGGTTAGCATCCACTTCAGAGCCTACATTTGTGTGGTGGTTTTCAGGACTGAGTTCTCCCTGGGCTGCTGGCCCAAGGCTACCCTCAGTTCGTGGCCACATGGACGGACCCTTGCCCGTGGCAGCTCGCTTCAGCAAAGCCAGCAAGAGAGACAGGTTGCTGACACAATGGAAGTCGCCATCTTTGTAATCCAATCAGGGAAGTGATAACCCCTCACTCTGGCCATATTCTGATTGTTAGAAGTAAATCAGCGGCCCTGCCAGCTCCATGGGAGTGATCACCTCAGTCCCGGGAAAGTAGTCTATGACCAAGGTGGGCAGTCATGGTAAGCTCGCTCAGCCTGCCATCTCGGTCGTAAATGGTGAACACCAGGAGCAGGGATCACTATGGCCATCCTGACAGTTGGCCTGCTCTGCCTTCTTTTCAGTATCTCAGGACTTTTGTGACTGTAAGAGTTCTGATGTTAAGTTGCTGTTTAGATTTATCATATATCCATGGCTATTTGGTTATATTATGTTATGGTTGCATTAGTCCttttataattactttttatAAACACTGGCTATAATATTTTACTTCTAAGATTTAGATACCATTTAAAGGCTAAGATGGATGGTagttaagtttttttgtttgtttgtttgcttcttaaccattttttaagtgtGCAGCTAAATTAGAAGCATTTGGAGTTATCTGTCAATCACCATTGCTGTAAATCATGAAGTTAATTATTAAAATGCTTCATTTCACATCATGAGCATATAATAAATACACAGGGAAGTAAAtctgtaataaaataaattacctgaatgtccattgacagatgaatggataaagaagaggcagtacatatatacaatggactcagctataagaaaaagaatgaaataatgccacttgcagcaacatggacggacctagaaattattgtactgagatatcacttatatgtggaatctgaaatatgaccCAAAGGGATCCATCTGTGGAGCAGAACCAGACTCATTGACATcgagaacagacttgtgtttgccaaggagggtgggaggagatggactgggagtttcgggttagcagatgcaaactattacatctAGAATAGATggacaacaaagtcctactgtaaggcacagggaactatattcagtgtcctgggataaaccataatggaaaagaatatgaagaagagtgtatatatgtatataactgtcactttgctgtatacagaaattaacatgacattgtaaatcaactatagttcaattttaaaaataagtaaaacctcagttcagttcagtcactcagttgtgtctgactctttgtgaccccatgaatcgcagcatgccaggcctccctgtccatcaccaactcccagagtttacccaaactcatgtccatcgagtcagtgatgccatccagccatctcatcctctgtcgtccccttctcctgcccccaatccctctcagcatcagggtcttttccaatgagtcaactcttcgcatgaggtggccaaagtattggagtttcagctttagcatcagtccttccaatgaacacccaggactgatctcccttaggatggactggttggatctccttgcagtccaagggactctcaagagtcttctccaacaccacagttcaaaagcatcaattcttcagcactcagctttcttcacagtccaactctcacatccatatatgaccactggaaaaaccatagccttgactagacaaactgaccttttccagtcctgtggccactgctgagttttccaaatttgctggcaccaAAGTAAAACCTAAGgggattaaaagataaaattaccaCCAACACTGGGTTTTTGGAGAATccttagggaaaaagaaaacctttaatAGATATCAAAGGTGGAAAAGTTTTCATGAAATGTGTACAATTGTTAACATAGAAATTAATTCTATCTTTACTTCCTATTCCCTGgggattggacttccctggtagctcagatggtaaagcgtctgcctgcaatgcaggagacctggttcgatccctgggtcaggaagatcccctggagaaggaaatggaaacccactccagtactctttcctggaaaatcctatggatagaggaacctggtaggccacagtccatggagtcccaaagagtcagacacgacagcgatttcactttcacttacttcctATTCAGAAGACGTAAAATCAGGATGCATATGTATTGGTACCCTTTATGTAGTTCTCCTAAGTGAGACAGTGATGTCCCTCCCTACCACCTCTGCTAGCCCTTTGTTCCTCTGCATCTGTCCataggatcttctgtccattgcAGTATGAATCTTGAAGAGGTGCCTTATGAAATTGACCTGAAAATAACTGGAGATCATTAgagcataagaaaataaaatccctttATGTCATCTATCTTCTTCAATTCACAATTTCTACTTAATGGACAGATGCTTTTTGAACAACCAATATGTACTGAGTCCTAAGGTAGGTTCCGAAATGCCCAATATCTATCAgctgttgaatggataaataaaatgggcTATCGCCATACACTGGAGTATTATCCAGCCTTAGAAAGGAATGGAGTACTGACACACAGGACAACATGGATGTGCCTTAGAAACCAGATGCTCAGTGAAAGATGCCAGTCACAAGAAACCACATGTTGTCTGATgccatttataggaaatgtccagaataagcaaattcatagagacagaaattgGGTAAGTGGTtcccccagggctgggggagccaaGAGAAGGTGGGAAGTGACTGCATGTGGTCACAGGATGTCTTGTtggctgcacaactctgtgaatctccTGACAGCcttatttctcttctttgccATTTTTTCGGTGGCTTTTCCAGCATGGCCTCACCATGTCTGAAGCTCCTGGCATTTCTGTTCTACTCCTGAAGTCGTCTCTATCAGCTTAGTTTGGTCTTCCTCTTTTGGGGGGTAGCTGGTCAAGATTTGCCAAATCCCTGTTTGGCACTGATCTCTGGTGGTTGGCCTCTGTAAAGAACCCTGAACCACAGGAATTAGAATGCCCAGGTCTGATCATAGCAAATcactctgcatttcttttttttatcctttttaaaaaaatttatttggctgtattggtCTCAgttatgacatgtgggatctagttccctgacccccggtcaaacctgggccccctgccttgggagcaccaagtcttaaccactggacccccagggaagttcccgCTCCACCTTTCTGAGCATGATTCCTCATGTCTAGAATGAACTACGTGATCTCTATGTGATTTTCCAATATTACaactgtattcatttcctagCATCACCAAAACAAAGTACtccaaactgggtggcttaaaacaatcaaagtttattgtctcacagttctgagggctagaagtctgaaatctggGTGTCTACGGGGCCATGGTTCCTCTGAAACTTGTAGCCGAGGgtccttctttgccttttctagctcCTGATGTTGCTGGCAGTCCTCAGAGTTCCTTGGCCCGTTGCTGCACCACTCTGGTCTCTGCCTCCATTGTTGCATGGCCACCttccctccctgtctctctgctCTTATAAGGACATTAGTCCTACTGGAGTCAGGGTCCACCCCTCCTCCAACATGGCTGTGTTTTAACCGATAACATCTGCAGCAGCTCTGTTTCCAAATGAGGTCATAGTCTTCCTTTTTTGGAAGGAagtagtgttttatttttttttaatatttacttttcttatttattttatttgactgcgctcttagttgtggcatgtgggatctggttccctgaccaaggatcaaacgccagccccctgcattgggaacgtggggtcttaaccattggaccaccagggaagtccctccaaatGAGGTCATACTCTGAGGTACTGGGAGTTATGACTTCAACATAAAATTTGGGAAGGACACAGTTCAACTCATAACAACAACTGTGGCCTTGCTTCTTTAGAAATTACTCAGAACTCTGTGAAAGTTGAAAATGCCCTTGTGAAAGGGAAAGTCATTTATGAATATTGGAAGAATAAAGGCAATTCCCCTCTCAGCCATTAATAAAGCTATAATAGTGATACGGCCAGGTTTCCACCCTCATTATCCTTGAACTTAAAGCCATAATGGTATCCATTATTTTCCGTGAGCACAAAAGAAGGTCGTGCAGTCATGTTCTCTTTCTGCCCTTGAATGGGAGAATTGGTCAATCCATGTCTCACTCAGCAATCACGGTGTAGTCTTGGAGGAACAAGGTGAGGGATAACTGGGTTTTGAACCAGAAGGGGCCATCACGGTACATCATCTGCCAATGACCCCAAAGAGAAAATGGTCTTTATAAATGTCCCTTCAGTGTGCGAAGAGATGAGAGGTACAGAGAGAAAAACCAAAACCCCACTTATGATAGCAGAATATTGCCATGGGgaagctctttatttttttgagcctTTTCATTTCTAGTGAGTTGCATTTctaggagagaaaagaagaccCCTCTGTTTTCCCAGTCTTCCTCTCCTTTGACATTATACCTGGCCTATTTTAAGTATAACTCTATCTCAGTAATGATGATGCCAGAAACTCAGAGCTAATCAAGAGTGATCGATGTCTGGACTTGTAGGAGAAGCTCAGAGGCAGTTCCCCAAGGCAGACACCTGAGGCTCACTGTCGACTACTCCATCTTACTCCCATACCCAACCATTCGTctagcagggttttttttttccccttggctgtgccgggtcttaggtatggcacgtgggatctagtcccctgagcagggatcgaacccagggcccctgcattgggagcagagtcttaaccactggaccaccagagaagtccccatctAGCAGTCTTGACCTCTTAAATTTCTCTCCGATCCATCCTCAGTCTCTGTCTCCATCATCACCGTGCCTTATCCAAGCTATGAGCATCTCTTATTGGTTTGCTGGTATCTACTCTGATCCCTCCAGTTCAGTTCCAACAGCCAGTGATTTGTGTAAAAGGTGCAACtactgaattaaatttaaaatcttaatcCTAAACAAGGCACACAGGACTCTCTGTAATCTCCCATTGGCCTgctcctccagcctcctctctgtGCATCCCCGTAATTAGCCTTTGGTTCAT
This genomic interval from Bos indicus x Bos taurus breed Angus x Brahman F1 hybrid chromosome X, Bos_hybrid_MaternalHap_v2.0, whole genome shotgun sequence contains the following:
- the TLR8 gene encoding toll-like receptor 8, with protein sequence MTLHFLLLTSLFLLISDSCEFFTEASYPRSYPCDVKNENGSFIAECNGRRLQEVPQTVDKDVTEVDLSDNFITRVTNESFQGLQNLTKINLNHNAKSQSGNPAVKKAMTITDGAFLNLKHLRELLLEDNQLQQIPAGLPESLKKLSLIQNNIITLTKKNTSGLGNLESLYLGWNCYFACDKKFTIENGAFQNLTKLKVLSLSFNPLHSVPPSLPSSLTELYLSNTHIGNVSEEDFKELSNLRVLDLSGNCPRCFNAPFPCVPCQGDASIQIHPLAFQTLTQLRYLNLSSTSLRKVPASWFDNMHNLKVLDLEFNYLMDEIASGEFLTKLPSLEILDLSYNYELKKYPQHINISKNFSKLISLQMLHLRGYVFQELRMEDFEPLRHLSNLTTINLGVNFIKQIDFSIFQWFPNLKIIYLSENRISPLVSDTEQHDANGTSFQSHILKRRSADIQFDPHSNFYHNTRPLIKTECSRLGNALDLSLNSIFFIGVNQFKDFGNISCLNLSSNGNGQVLNGTEFSCLSGIKYLDLTNNRLDFDDDAAFSELPLLEVLDLSYNAHYFRIAGVTHRLGFIEHLTNLRVLNLSNNDIFTLTETQLKSASLGELVFSGNRLDLLWNAQDVRYWQIFQNLTNLTRLDLARNNLRHISSQAFLNLPRTLTDLYINDNMLNFFNWSLLEYFPHLRLLDLSGNQLFFLTNSLSTFASSLETLLLSRNRISHLPSDFLSGASSLIHLDLNSNQLKMLNRSTFETKTATKLTVLELGGNPFDCTCDLGDFLEWMDRNLNVRVPRLTDVICASPGDQEGKSIVSLDLSTCVSDTIAAIFCFLTFSVTISVMLAALAHHWFYWDAWFIYHVCLAKVKGYRSLSTSQTFYDAYISYDTKDASVTDWVINELRFHLEESEDKNVLLCLEERDWDPGLAIIDNLMQSINQSKKTIFVLTKKYAKNWNFKTAFYLALQRLMEENMDVIVFILLEPVLQHSQYLRLRQRICKSSILQWPDNPKAEGLFWQSLKNVVLTANDSRYNNLYVNSIKQY